One Syntrophorhabdaceae bacterium genomic region harbors:
- a CDS encoding MFS transporter, translating to MTQYELDKTKRSALIVTTTSSFLTPLALSTVNIALPSIGRFFSLDVMTLSWIATAYLLSAAIFLVPFGKIADIYGRKKIFVLGTAIFTASSFILGISNGPVILIIFRVFQGIGGAMIFGTGIAILSSVFPLGERGKVLGINVAAVYVGLSVGPFLGGILTQQIGWRSIFLFNCPLGIFIIILTLKRLKGDWSEGRKDSFDIIGSLIYSIMLLFLMYGFSKLPSVKGIWLIIIGIAGLSGFAWWETKVKHPIIDMSLFMTNRVFTLSNLAALLNYSATFAVGFLLSLYLQYIKKLSPQTAGLILVSQPFVQAILSPLAGRASDRIEPRIVASLGMAWTAIGLILLAFLTDTTGILYTVITLIIIGTGFALFASPNTNAIMSSVESRFYGVASSMLATMRLLGQLFSMGVAMLIFAIYMGEFEASASQHIHLMRSIKTAFIIFGLLCIFGVYISLTRGDLRKR from the coding sequence TTTCCACAGTAAATATTGCACTACCTTCTATAGGCAGGTTTTTTTCCTTAGATGTAATGACGTTAAGCTGGATAGCCACTGCATATTTACTTAGCGCTGCCATATTTCTCGTCCCATTCGGCAAAATAGCAGACATATACGGAAGGAAAAAGATCTTTGTCCTGGGAACGGCAATCTTTACAGCCTCCTCTTTTATACTGGGGATATCAAATGGCCCGGTTATTCTTATTATCTTCAGGGTTTTTCAAGGTATAGGGGGTGCCATGATATTTGGAACAGGCATAGCCATACTGAGCTCTGTGTTTCCTTTAGGGGAAAGGGGAAAGGTTTTGGGGATAAATGTGGCTGCTGTTTATGTAGGTCTATCCGTAGGTCCTTTTCTGGGAGGGATATTGACGCAGCAGATAGGGTGGAGGAGTATATTTCTCTTTAACTGTCCCCTTGGTATCTTTATTATAATCCTTACACTAAAAAGGCTTAAGGGTGACTGGTCCGAGGGAAGAAAAGACTCTTTTGATATTATAGGCTCTTTAATCTACAGCATAATGCTTCTCTTCCTTATGTATGGTTTCTCAAAGCTGCCTTCAGTGAAAGGGATATGGCTTATCATAATAGGCATAGCAGGGCTTTCCGGCTTTGCCTGGTGGGAGACTAAGGTGAAACATCCTATAATTGACATGAGCCTATTCATGACAAACAGGGTTTTTACCTTGTCGAACTTAGCGGCATTATTGAATTACAGTGCTACTTTTGCCGTGGGATTTCTTCTTAGCTTATATCTCCAGTATATAAAAAAACTCTCACCACAGACAGCAGGGCTCATCCTGGTATCACAGCCTTTTGTGCAGGCAATCCTTTCACCCCTTGCAGGAAGGGCATCTGACAGGATTGAGCCAAGGATAGTGGCGTCTTTGGGTATGGCATGGACAGCAATAGGGCTAATACTTCTTGCATTTCTCACAGACACAACCGGTATCTTGTATACTGTCATTACCCTTATTATAATCGGAACAGGCTTTGCTCTTTTTGCTTCACCTAATACAAACGCTATAATGAGTTCTGTAGAAAGTAGATTCTATGGAGTGGCATCATCCATGCTTGCTACCATGAGGCTCCTTGGACAGCTTTTCAGCATGGGTGTTGCCATGCTTATATTTGCCATATATATGGGTGAGTTTGAGGCATCGGCGTCACAACACATACATCTCATGCGAAGCATAAAGACTGCCTTTATAATATTTGGTTTATTATGCATATTTGGTGTTTATATATCTCTTACAAGAGGCGATCTAAGGAAAAGGTAG
- a CDS encoding methyltransferase produces MKRNAFINRSNLRDFVFIMCIVSCFFYNTNIISISLGTLMLLFGCFLHFITKGVLIRNTVLCKTGIYSVVRHPYYLSNFLIDNSFCLISGNQYLLLFYPFLFFWAYGFTLRKEEKFLGSIYNESYFNYSLEIPQLFPDPKSAKNFSNIFDGFSMQRITLKEYARIIRFLCMFILIIFAHHLKEQFVFSTKFYKSIANIDKILAITIIVLYIFSVVLLKRQKNHKRT; encoded by the coding sequence ATGAAACGAAACGCATTTATAAACAGAAGCAATTTACGTGACTTTGTATTTATTATGTGTATAGTCTCATGTTTTTTTTATAACACCAATATCATAAGCATAAGCTTAGGAACCCTCATGCTGTTGTTTGGTTGCTTCCTTCATTTCATTACAAAGGGTGTTTTGATTAGAAATACTGTTTTATGCAAAACAGGGATCTACAGCGTGGTAAGACATCCATACTACCTTTCCAATTTTCTCATAGATAACAGTTTTTGTCTAATAAGCGGTAATCAATACTTGCTTTTATTTTATCCCTTTTTGTTTTTCTGGGCATATGGGTTTACATTAAGAAAGGAAGAGAAGTTTCTTGGTTCTATCTATAATGAATCGTATTTTAACTACAGTCTTGAAATACCACAGTTATTTCCCGATCCTAAATCAGCCAAAAATTTTTCGAATATATTTGACGGCTTCTCTATGCAAAGAATAACATTGAAGGAATATGCAAGGATAATAAGATTCTTGTGTATGTTTATACTCATAATCTTTGCCCATCATTTAAAGGAACAATTTGTCTTCTCCACAAAGTTTTATAAAAGTATAGCAAACATAGATAAAATCCTTGCAATTACCATCATTGTCCTTTATATATTCAGTGTTGTGCTTCTTAAAAGGCAAAAAAACCATAAAAGAACATAG
- the ssb gene encoding single-stranded DNA-binding protein, protein MASINKVILIGRLGADPEVRSTADGTTVASFRIATSEAWKDKNGVKQERTEWHSIVAWRRLADFANNYLRKGMLVYIEGRIQSREYEARDNTKRRVIEIIATDIKLFPKTMTASGGDKRTQDYESPSAAHDDVFVPEIEEDDDVPI, encoded by the coding sequence ATGGCCAGTATAAATAAGGTTATTTTAATTGGTAGGTTAGGGGCAGACCCTGAGGTCCGTTCCACAGCAGACGGGACAACAGTAGCAAGTTTTCGTATAGCCACATCAGAGGCATGGAAGGACAAAAACGGAGTTAAACAGGAGAGGACAGAATGGCATAGCATAGTGGCATGGCGGAGATTGGCTGATTTTGCCAACAATTATCTTAGAAAAGGAATGCTTGTTTATATAGAAGGGAGGATCCAAAGCAGGGAATACGAGGCAAGAGATAATACAAAAAGAAGGGTCATAGAGATAATAGCTACAGATATTAAGCTTTTTCCCAAGACTATGACCGCCTCTGGTGGCGATAAAAGAACCCAGGACTATGAAAGTCCCTCTGCTGCCCATGATGACGTCTTTGTCCCTGAGATAGAAGAAGACGACGACGTGCCCATATAG
- the gatB gene encoding Asp-tRNA(Asn)/Glu-tRNA(Gln) amidotransferase subunit GatB: protein MDYRDFEGVIGLEVHAHLLTESKLFCGCSTKFGAEPNSHTCPTCMGLPGALPVLNKKVVDFAIRLGLALNCTINKRSIFARKNYYYPDLPKGYQISQYEEPICENGYLDIFVGDEKKRIRIKRIHMEEDAGKLVHETTIESSTYSLVDYNRSSIPLLEIVSEPDIRTPEEAVQYLKMLRDYLIYLEICDGNMEEGSFRCDANVSVRRIGDTAFGTRTELKNLNSFKYIEKSLDYEIKRQIELIKKGGEVVQETRLYNVEEGITYSMRGKEEAHDYRYFPEPDLLPLVIDEKWIEEIKHEMPEMPVEKMERFLREYNLPKYDVEILISDKALSEYFERTVKLFPEPKTVSNWIMTELLRELKERNLTPKEPPISPEDLAELLSLIKEGTISIKMGKEIFPEICTKKIKPSKLVQDKGLIQISDESAIAETIEKVIARFPKEVSEFKAGKEKLLGFFVGQVMKETKGKANPKMLNDLLIKRLKA from the coding sequence GTGGATTATAGAGATTTTGAAGGGGTAATAGGGCTTGAGGTGCACGCCCACCTTTTAACAGAAAGCAAACTTTTCTGCGGATGTTCCACCAAATTCGGTGCAGAGCCCAACAGCCATACCTGTCCTACATGTATGGGACTGCCTGGTGCCCTCCCTGTCCTTAATAAGAAGGTGGTTGATTTTGCCATAAGATTAGGTCTTGCCCTAAACTGCACCATAAACAAAAGGAGTATATTTGCCAGAAAGAATTATTATTACCCTGATCTTCCCAAGGGTTATCAGATTAGCCAATATGAAGAGCCTATATGCGAAAACGGTTATCTCGACATTTTTGTAGGAGATGAAAAAAAGAGGATAAGGATTAAAAGGATACACATGGAAGAGGACGCAGGTAAACTTGTCCATGAAACAACCATAGAATCCAGCACTTACAGCCTTGTGGATTATAACAGATCCAGCATCCCACTCCTTGAGATTGTCAGCGAACCGGACATAAGAACGCCTGAAGAGGCAGTCCAGTATCTTAAGATGCTCAGGGATTACCTCATATATCTCGAAATATGCGATGGAAATATGGAGGAAGGGAGTTTTAGGTGTGATGCCAATGTTTCCGTTCGCAGGATTGGTGATACTGCATTCGGGACAAGGACAGAATTGAAAAACCTCAACTCATTTAAATATATAGAAAAATCCCTCGATTATGAGATTAAAAGGCAGATAGAGCTTATTAAAAAGGGCGGAGAGGTTGTGCAGGAGACAAGACTCTATAATGTAGAAGAGGGTATTACCTATTCCATGAGAGGAAAGGAAGAGGCGCATGACTATAGGTATTTTCCTGAGCCAGACCTCTTACCATTGGTTATAGATGAAAAGTGGATAGAAGAGATAAAGCATGAGATGCCTGAGATGCCTGTTGAAAAGATGGAAAGATTTTTAAGAGAATACAACCTGCCCAAATATGACGTGGAGATACTTATATCTGATAAGGCTCTTTCAGAATATTTTGAAAGGACTGTTAAGCTATTCCCAGAGCCCAAGACGGTGAGCAACTGGATAATGACAGAGCTTTTGAGGGAACTAAAGGAGAGAAACCTCACTCCAAAAGAACCACCCATTTCTCCTGAGGATTTGGCTGAACTCTTATCCCTCATAAAGGAAGGGACCATAAGCATAAAGATGGGCAAGGAGATATTTCCAGAGATATGCACTAAAAAAATTAAACCGAGTAAACTTGTCCAGGATAAAGGGCTCATTCAGATATCCGATGAATCTGCCATAGCCGAGACCATAGAAAAGGTTATAGCAAGGTTCCCAAAAGAGGTCTCAGAGTTCAAGGCCGGCAAAGAGAAACTCTTAGGATTCTTTGTAGGTCAGGTTATGAAAGAGACAAAAGGCAAGGCAAATCCCAAGATGCTCAATGATTTACTAATCAAGAGGCTTAAGGCATGA
- the mtnA gene encoding S-methyl-5-thioribose-1-phosphate isomerase, with translation MTEHIYWKDEYLFLLDQRLLPFKKIYVRCKTIRDVAEAIKNMTIRGAPLIGIVAAYGIVLGIKERLKTKGVVTEKDMEKLNRFLIKTRPTAVNLSWALKRMHRAYIANRDNKSFEELMLQEAISIHVEDIENNRMLSLFGAELIDDGDTILTHCNAGALAMGGYGTALGVIRAAHESGKKIKVIATETRPYLQGARLTAWELYQEGIAVEIVPDNHAGILCFRGLVNKIIVGADRIALNGDTANKAGTYMLGLCAKTHGIPFFVAAPISTFDREIKDGSHIAIEERHGKEVKTFMGISITHKDIKARYYAFDITPHRYITNIITEKGIIKKPFKKYIPYLFQ, from the coding sequence ATGACAGAACATATATACTGGAAGGATGAATACCTATTTCTCCTTGATCAGAGGTTACTGCCTTTTAAAAAAATCTACGTAAGGTGTAAGACCATAAGGGATGTGGCAGAGGCAATAAAAAACATGACCATAAGAGGTGCGCCCCTTATCGGTATTGTGGCTGCCTATGGTATTGTCCTGGGCATAAAGGAAAGATTAAAGACAAAAGGCGTGGTAACTGAAAAGGATATGGAAAAATTAAATAGGTTCCTTATAAAGACAAGGCCTACGGCAGTAAACCTCTCATGGGCATTAAAGAGGATGCACAGGGCATATATTGCCAACAGGGATAACAAGTCTTTTGAAGAACTCATGCTCCAAGAGGCCATATCAATCCATGTAGAGGATATAGAGAATAACAGGATGCTCTCCCTTTTTGGCGCAGAGCTCATAGATGATGGAGATACTATCCTTACACATTGTAATGCCGGTGCCCTTGCCATGGGTGGCTATGGGACAGCCCTGGGTGTCATAAGGGCGGCCCATGAATCAGGGAAAAAGATTAAGGTCATAGCTACAGAGACAAGACCTTACTTGCAGGGAGCAAGGCTTACTGCATGGGAACTCTACCAGGAGGGCATAGCTGTAGAGATAGTGCCGGATAATCATGCAGGGATACTGTGTTTTAGGGGTTTGGTGAATAAAATCATAGTGGGGGCAGACAGGATAGCCTTGAACGGTGATACAGCAAACAAGGCAGGGACATATATGCTTGGCCTGTGCGCAAAGACACATGGTATACCATTTTTTGTGGCAGCCCCTATATCTACCTTTGATAGAGAAATAAAAGATGGCTCCCATATAGCGATAGAGGAAAGACATGGCAAAGAGGTAAAGACCTTCATGGGTATAAGCATCACCCATAAGGATATAAAGGCAAGATACTATGCCTTTGATATAACACCTCACAGATATATTACAAACATCATTACAGAAAAGGGTATAATAAAAAAACCGTTCAAAAAATATATACCCTATCTTTTTCAATAG